Proteins encoded together in one Cicer arietinum cultivar CDC Frontier isolate Library 1 chromosome 4, Cicar.CDCFrontier_v2.0, whole genome shotgun sequence window:
- the LOC140919937 gene encoding LEAF RUST 10 DISEASE-RESISTANCEUS RECEPTOR-LIKE PROTEIN KINASE-like 2.1, giving the protein MGCVRMMLVVSLLLVLQQGTFSANEQKQHVCPPSSCGKISNISYPFRLKTDPFQCGDTRYELSCENNVTNLYLYSSKYHVQSINYNNFTIRLVDPGIQESNYSSIPLYSLSRFYFCDTYQYDETYCSDPYQAIRGAYDDLYFEHIVYLNCSHPVTNNKKYVDIVPFVNWKNNSKGYIYAMAGDLFAKDFQVGCHVKMVTPTSWSGLLQGNYDQISYDVIHKALVYGFEISWLNLPCYNLCGDLESCNFNISTEILQCYGFCYNFQGIGERTNVCGIWYQLGIYAKDTIIAIWIGFTEMIKGENSNYDYLEYRVGLFTGHYVIPSFVASRFLLGTTLFIALLIYKWRKRHLSMYEYIEIYLQQQNNMMPIRYSYKEIKNMARGFKVKLGEGGFGTVFKGNLRSGPSIAIKMLGKSKGNGQDFISEVSTIGRIHHLNVVQLIGFCAEGSKRALVYEFMSNGSLDKYIFSKEGSIDISYDRIFEISVGVARGIAYLHHGCEMKILHFDIKPHNILLDENFTPKVSDFGLAKLHPIENSIVTMTAARGTIGYMAPELFYKNIGGVSYKADVYSFGMLLMEMASKRRNLNPRVEHSSQLYFPLWIYDQLGKEQDIEMEDTTEEEKKIVKKMIIVALWCIQLKPDDRPSMSKVLEMLEGDVENLEMPPKPILYPHETISNDQGTNFNQTMSSDWTSSYDSTEIESNPLVENIA; this is encoded by the exons ATGGGGTGTGTGAGAATGATGTTGGTAGTGTCGTTGCTTTTAGTACTCCAGCAAGGTACTTTCAGTGCTAATGAGCAAAAGCAACATGTTTGTCCACCTTCATCTTGTGGCAAAATTTCCAACATAAGTTACCCATTTCGATTAAAAACTGACCCATTTCAATGCGGTGATACAAGGTACGAACTATCTTGTGAAAATAATgtaacaaatttatatttatactctTCAAAATATCATGTGCAGTCCATCAATTACAACAATTTCACAATCCGATTGGTTGATCCCGGAATTCAAGAATCTAATTACTCTTCAATTCCTCTATATTCCTTGTCtcgattttatttttgtgatacTTATCAATACGACGAGACATATTGTTCGGATCCATACCAAGCTATAAGAGGAGCTTATGATGATCTTTATTTTGAGCATATAGTTTATTTGAACTGTAGTCATCCAGTgactaacaataaaaaatatgttgataTTGTTCCCTTTGTCAATTGGAAAAACAATTCGAAAGGATATATTTATGCTATGGCTGGTGATTTATTTGCTAAGGACTTTCAAGTTGGTTGTCATGTGAAGATGGTTACTCCAACTTCTTGGTCGGGTTTGTTGCAAGGAAATTATGATCAAATTTCTTATGATGTCATACACAAGGCGTTAGTATATGGATTTGAGATTTCATGGTTGAATCTTCCATGTTACAATCTTTGCGGAGATTTAGAGTCCTGCAACTTCAACATTTCCACTGAGATACTTCAATGCTATGGCTTTTGCTATAATTTTCAAGGAATAGGAGAACGGACAAATGTTTGTG GGATATGGTATCAGCTCGGTATATACGCTAAAG ATACTATCATCGCTATTTGGATAG GATTTACTGAAATGATAAAAGGagaaaattcaaattatgaCTATCTTGAATATAGAGTAGGATTGTTCACAGGACACTATGTCATACCATCATTCGTGGCATCAAGATTTCTGTTAGGGACAACATTATTTATTGCATTGTTGATATACAAATGGCGAAAAAGACATTTGTCAATGTATGAATATATTGAAATATatctacaacaacaaaacaacatGATGCCTATCAGATACTCATACAAAGAAATTAAGAATATGGCTAGAGGTTTCAAAGTCAAGTTGGGTGAAGGAGGATTTGGCACTGTGTTCAAGGGAAATCTACGAAGTGGGCCCTCTATAGCAATCAAGATGCTTGGTAAATCAAAAGGTAATGGACAAGATTTCATTAGTGAAGTCTCAACTATTGGAAGGATACATCATTTGAATGTGGTTCAATTAATTGGATTTTGTGCTGAAGGATCAAAACGTGCTCTTGTTTATGAATTCATGTCTAACGGATCtcttgataaatatattttctcaaaAGAAGGAAGTATAGATATAAGCTATGAtagaatttttgaaatatcaGTTGGAGTAGCTCGTGGGATTGCCTATCTTCACCATGGATGTGAAATGAAGATTTTGCATTTTGATATAAAACCACACAATATCCTTCTTGATGAGAATTTCACTCCAAAAGTATCTGATTTTGGACTTGCAAAACTACATCCGATAGAGAATAGCATTGTTACAATGACTGCGGCAAGAGGTACAATTGGATATATGGCTCCAGAATTATTCTACAAAAATATTGGTGGAGTGTCCTACAAGGCAGATGTTTATAGTTTTGGGATGCTTTTGATGGAGATGGCAAGCAAAAGGAGAAACCTTAACCCTCGTGTGGAGCATTCAAGTCAACTTTATTTTCCTTTATGGATTTATGATCAACTTGGAAAAGAGCAAGACATAGAAATGGAAGATACCACTGaggaggaaaagaaaatagtaaagAAAATGATCATAGTTGCACTTTGGTGTATACAATTAAAACCAGATGATCGCCCTTCAATGAGTAAAGTACTAGAGATGCTGGAAGGAGATGTTGAAAACCTTGAAATGCCTCCAAAGCCAATCCTTTATCCACATGAAACAATTTCAAATGATCAAGGAACCAACTTTAACCAAACAATGTCAAGTGATTGGACAAGTTCTTATGATTCTACAGAAATAGAAAGTAATCCTCTGGTAGAGAATATTGCTTGA
- the LOC101511436 gene encoding rust resistance kinase Lr10-like — translation MKLSLMTILLALLLLLLLMKFGSCHQSNKSSIICPYRLSCSNHFNQTIEFPSLPNPTRFHVIDIDCQSQRLYLSHPQNCLSNLFLDNNFSLFFPFETPYPFSNNITFFNCSNLVGKHQHHLKSFEQYTYYDKQDMLSCPIYFADSTESVVELDLLQCTRMFDKVLPVLASELRVQYAVLSLKWSETNFDSQCLEYELHNKSKKHTSIILATTGAIVGSTVMVTLIGLIFRVYLYFRIKGEDQIRLENFLNDYKASKPTRFSYADIKRITEQFREKLGEGAHGAVYKGNLSSQIQVAVKILNNTEGDGREFINEVGTMGKIHHVNVVRLLGFCADGFHRALVYDFFPNGSLQKFISHPSNKDSFLGWDKLQHIAIGIANGIEYLHQGCDQRILHFDINPHNVLLDDNFIPKISDFGLAKLCSKNQSIVSMTVARGTLGYMAPEVFSRNFGNVSYKSDIYSYGMLLLEIVGGRKNTSTKTTTSEENFQVLYPDWIHTLLEGGDIQISIDEDGDFRIAKKLAIIGLWCIQWQPMHRPSMKTVVQMLQGDGEKLKVPSNPFIASSSTYTSTNSATGCLNLELEVIQELD, via the exons ATGAAGTTGTCACTAATGACAATATTGCTAGCACTGCTACTGCTACTTTTGCTTATGAAGTTTGGAAGTTGTCATCAGAGCAATAAGTCATCCATTATATGCCCCTACCGTCTATCTTGTTCTAATCACTTTAATCAGACTATTGAATTTCCCTCACTTCCAAATCCAACAAGATTCCACGTTATTGACATAGATTGTCAATCTCAACGATTATACCTATCTCACCCACAAAACTGTCTTTCTAATCTTTTTTTAGACAACaacttttcattattttttcctTTCGAAACACCGTACCCATTTTCCAACAACATCACTTTTTTCAACTGTTCTAATTTAGTTGGGAAACATCAACACCATCTCAAAAGCTTCGAACAATATACATACTACGATAAACAAGACATGTTGTCCTGTCCCATTTATTTCGCAGATTCAACCGAAAGCGTTGTCGAATTGGACTTATTACAATGCACAAGAATGTTTGATAAAGTTTTGCCAGTACTAGCCAGTGAATTAAGGGTACAGTATGCAGTTCTATCATTAAAGTGGTCCGAAACAAATTTTGACAGTCAATGTTTAGAATATGAGCTACATAACAAATCAAAAAAGCACACATCCATTATTTTAGCAACAACAG GGGCAATTGTTGGCTCAACTGTCATGGTTACTTTGATTGGTCTTATCTTTCGAGTATACCTCTATTTTAGGATCAAAGGTGAAGATCAAATTAGACTTGAAAACTTTTTGAACGATTACAAAGCTTCAAAGCCAACTAGATTCTCTTATGCTGATATCAAAAGAATTACAGAACAGTTCAGGGAAAAGTTAGGTGAAGGAGCTCATGGAGCTGTTTACAAAGGTAATTTGTCGAGTCAAATTCAAGTGGCTGTAAAAATTCTTAATAATACAGAGGGAGATGGGAGAGAGTTTATAAATGAAGTAGGAACTATGGGAAAAATTCATCATGTTAATGTTGTTCGATTGCTTGGTTTTTGTGCTGATGGATTTCACCGTGCTTTAGTCTATGACTTTTTTCCAAATGGTTCGTTGCAGAAATTCATTTCTCATCCCAGCAACAAAGATAGTTTCCTTGGATGGGATAAGTTGCAACATATTGCTATAGGTATAGCCAATGGAATTGAGTATCTTCACCAAGGTTGTGATCAAAGAATTCTTCACTTTgacatcaatcctcataatGTTTTGTTAGATGACAATTTCATTCCAAAAATATCAGACTTTGGTTTGGCGAAATTGTGCTCCAAAAATCAAAGTATTGTATCTATGACTGTAGCTAGAGGAACATTAGGGTACATGGCGCCTGAAGTTTTTTCTAGAAACTTTGGAAATGTATCTTATAAGTCTGATATATATAGTTATGGTATGTTGTTGTTGGAGATTGTTGGAGGAAGAAAGAATACATCTACTAAGACAACCACAAGTGAAGAAAATTTCCAAGTTCTATATCCAGATTGGATCCACACATTGCTTGAAGGAGGAGACATTCAAATCTCTATAGATGAAGATGGAGATTTTAGAATTGCAAAAAAATTGGCAATCATAGGACTTTGGTGCATCCAATGGCAACCTATGCATCGTCCTTCCATGAAAACTGTGGTGCAGATGCTACAAGGAGATGGAGAGAAATTAAAAGTTCCTTCCAATCCTTTTATTGCTTCGTCTTCAACTTATACAAGCACAAATTCTGCTACTGGATGTCTCAATTTAGAGCTAGAAGTGATTCAAGAATTAGACTAG
- the LOC101510924 gene encoding rust resistance kinase Lr10-like isoform X3 translates to MYREKSFCSVESFLCFLQIMVVVLLQLDDKTCDAITNNNTICPPSSCGKMRNIKHPFRLKSDPTRCGDKRYELSCENNMTMLTLFEGKYYVKEINYKNYTIRLVDPAIEEGTDCSSMPRYYLYASNFTSNYNPSYLGDQYRTFQNRIIETADYFEYLESEELPMFQHVIYMNCSNPVRDDPVYADTASCVKLNSEGYVYAIAGDLKVQNTKDDCHVEVVAAISFSDFNYSHYGGAWDIPNRKFSYGEIHRMLVGGFEVSWMSGPCEEVCNISNCFLSKTTGIIQCTDWADHCVTTLGFHVRCGTPSKLRMFVEGILYGIARGKYILSSYIIVRFVLGLIVFFTKLINIYRTRHTSMYENIEDFLQGNSLVPIRYSYKEIKNMTKSFKDKLGEGGYGTVYKGTLRSGPLVAIKMLGKSKGNGQDFINEVATIGRIHHTNVVRLIGFCVEGSKRALVYDFMPNGSLDRYISSRDDTISLTYKKMYEISLGVARGIAYLHQGCDMQILHFDIKPHNILLDEDFISKVSDFGLAKLYPVDNSIVSLTAARGTIGYMAPELFYKNIGGVSYKADVYSFGMLLMEIANRRRNLNSHADDSSQIFFPFWIYNQLIEEREIEILGDATDEDKSNVKKMFIIALWCIQLNPSDRPSMERVIEMLEGDIENIKIPPKPSPYPTEIIQDHEISSRESISNDDISGSISFLEETVEDPLLYY, encoded by the exons atGTACAGAGAAAAATCCTTCTGCTCTGTGGAATCATTCTTATGCTTCCTTCAAATTATGGTAGTAGTGCTGCTGCAACTTGATGATAAAACATGTGATGCAATTACTAATAACAATACAATTTGTCCTCCTTCTTCATGCGGCAAAATGAGAAACATAAAACATCCATTTCGACTCAAGAGTGATCCAACAAGATGTGGTGATAAGAGGTACGAGTTATCATGCGAAAACAACATGACAATGTTAACTCTGTTTGAGGGAAAATACTATGTGAAGGAAATAAACTACAAAAACTACACAATTCGGTTAGTTGATCCAGCAATTGAAGAAGGTACTGATTGCTCTTCCATGCCTCGCTATTACTTATACGCTTCTAATTTTACAAGTAATTACAATCCTAGCTACCTCGGGGATCAATATCGAACCTTCCAAAACAGAATAATTGAGACTgctgattattttgaatatctCGAATCTGAAGAGTTGCCAATGTTCCAGCACGTAATTTACATGAATTGTAGCAATCCTGTGCGGGATGATCCGGTGTACGCGGATACAGCTTCTTGCGTGAAACTGAATTCTGAAGGTTATGTTTATGCTATCGCTGGGGACTTGAAAGTTCAAAACACAAAAGATGACTGCCACGTGGAGGTTGTTGCCGCGATATCTTTTTCTGATTTTAATTATAGTCATTATGGAGGGGCATGGGACATTCCCAATCGAAAGTTTTCGTACGGTGAAATTCATAGGATGTTGGTCGGTGGATTTGAGGTTTCGTGGATGAGTGGTCCTTGTGAAGAGGTTTGTAACATCTCAAATTGCTTTTTAAGTAAAACCACTGGAATTATTCAATGCACTGATTGGGCTGATCACTGTGTAACCACACTGGGATTTCACGTCAGATGTG GAACTCCATCAAAGCTGCGAATGTTTGTCGAAG GTATTTTGTACGGCATAGCCAGAg GAAAGTATATCTTGTCATCATACATTATAGTGAGATTTGTGTTGGGTCTCAttgttttctttacaaaattgataaatatatatcgAACAAGGCATACATCAATGTATGAAAATATAGAAGATTTTCTTCAAGGTAACTCTCTCGTGCCAATAAGGTATTCTTACAAAGAGATAAAGAATATGACTAAAAGTTTTAAGGACAAGTTAGGTGAAGGAGGCTATGGTACAGTTTATAAGGGAACGTTACGCAGTGGACCTTTGGTAGCCATAAAAATGTTGGGTAAATCTAAGGGTAATGGACAAGATTTCATTAATGAAGTTGCAACCATAGGAAGAATACATCACACCAATGTGGTACGACTTATTGGATTTTGTGTTGAGGGATCAAAACGTGCTCTTGTTTATGATTTCATGCCCAATGGATCTCTTGATAGATATATTTCCTCTAGAGATGATACTATTTCTTtaacatataagaaaatgtATGAGATATCTCTTGGAGTGGCTCGTGGTATTGCTTATTTGCATCAAGGTTGTGACATGcaaattttacattttgatATCAAGCCTCACAACATCCTTCTTGACGAAGACTTCATCTCCAAGGTTTCAGACTTTGGTCTTGCAAAACTTTATCCAGTTGACAATAGCATTGTATCTTTGACTGCTGCAAGAGGAACAATTGGTTACATGGCTCCTGAattgttttacaaaaatattggTGGAGTTTCTTATAAGGCTGATGTGTATAGCTTTGGAATGCTCTTGATGGAAATAGCAAATAGGAGAAGAAATTTGAACTCACATGCTGATGATTCAAGCCAAATTTTCTTTCCCTTTTGGATTTACAATCAATTGATTGAAGAAAGGGAGATAGAAATATTAGGAGATGCTACTGATGAGGACAAGAGTAATGTGAAAAAGATGTTCATAATTGCTCTATGGTGTATACAATTGAACCCCAGTGATCGTCCTTCTATGGAGAGAGTAATAGAAATGCTTGAAGGAgatattgaaaatattaaaattccaCCAAAGCCTTCTCCATATCCAACTGAAATTATTCAAGATCATGAAATTAGCTCTAGAGAATCTATATCGAATGATGATATCTCTGGGTCAATTAGTTTTCTTGAAGAAACTGTAGAAGATCCTTTACTATATTATTAA
- the LOC101510924 gene encoding rust resistance kinase Lr10-like isoform X2 codes for MYREKSFCSVESFLCFLQIMVVVLLQLDDKTCDAITNNNTICPPSSCGKMRNIKHPFRLKSDPTRCGDKRYELSCENNMTMLTLFEGKYYVKEINYKNYTIRLVDPAIEEGTDCSSMPRYYLYASNFTSNYNPSYLGDQYRTFQNRIIETADYFEYLESEELPMFQHVIYMNCSNPVRDDPVYADTASCVKLNSEGYVYAIAGDLKVQNTKDDCHVEVVAAISFSDFNYSHYGGAWDIPNRKFSYGEIHRMLVGGFEVSWMSGPCEEVCNISNCFLSKTTGIIQCTDWADHCVTTLGFHVRCGTPSKLRMFVEGILYGIARGKFTGKYILSSYIIVRFVLGLIVFFTKLINIYRTRHTSMYENIEDFLQGNSLVPIRYSYKEIKNMTKSFKDKLGEGGYGTVYKGTLRSGPLVAIKMLGKSKGNGQDFINEVATIGRIHHTNVVRLIGFCVEGSKRALVYDFMPNGSLDRYISSRDDTISLTYKKMYEISLGVARGIAYLHQGCDMQILHFDIKPHNILLDEDFISKVSDFGLAKLYPVDNSIVSLTAARGTIGYMAPELFYKNIGGVSYKADVYSFGMLLMEIANRRRNLNSHADDSSQIFFPFWIYNQLIEEREIEILGDATDEDKSNVKKMFIIALWCIQLNPSDRPSMERVIEMLEGDIENIKIPPKPSPYPTEIIQDHEISSRESISNDDISGSISFLEETVEDPLLYY; via the exons atGTACAGAGAAAAATCCTTCTGCTCTGTGGAATCATTCTTATGCTTCCTTCAAATTATGGTAGTAGTGCTGCTGCAACTTGATGATAAAACATGTGATGCAATTACTAATAACAATACAATTTGTCCTCCTTCTTCATGCGGCAAAATGAGAAACATAAAACATCCATTTCGACTCAAGAGTGATCCAACAAGATGTGGTGATAAGAGGTACGAGTTATCATGCGAAAACAACATGACAATGTTAACTCTGTTTGAGGGAAAATACTATGTGAAGGAAATAAACTACAAAAACTACACAATTCGGTTAGTTGATCCAGCAATTGAAGAAGGTACTGATTGCTCTTCCATGCCTCGCTATTACTTATACGCTTCTAATTTTACAAGTAATTACAATCCTAGCTACCTCGGGGATCAATATCGAACCTTCCAAAACAGAATAATTGAGACTgctgattattttgaatatctCGAATCTGAAGAGTTGCCAATGTTCCAGCACGTAATTTACATGAATTGTAGCAATCCTGTGCGGGATGATCCGGTGTACGCGGATACAGCTTCTTGCGTGAAACTGAATTCTGAAGGTTATGTTTATGCTATCGCTGGGGACTTGAAAGTTCAAAACACAAAAGATGACTGCCACGTGGAGGTTGTTGCCGCGATATCTTTTTCTGATTTTAATTATAGTCATTATGGAGGGGCATGGGACATTCCCAATCGAAAGTTTTCGTACGGTGAAATTCATAGGATGTTGGTCGGTGGATTTGAGGTTTCGTGGATGAGTGGTCCTTGTGAAGAGGTTTGTAACATCTCAAATTGCTTTTTAAGTAAAACCACTGGAATTATTCAATGCACTGATTGGGCTGATCACTGTGTAACCACACTGGGATTTCACGTCAGATGTG GAACTCCATCAAAGCTGCGAATGTTTGTCGAAG GTATTTTGTACGGCATAGCCAGAg GAAAATTCACAGGAAAGTATATCTTGTCATCATACATTATAGTGAGATTTGTGTTGGGTCTCAttgttttctttacaaaattgataaatatatatcgAACAAGGCATACATCAATGTATGAAAATATAGAAGATTTTCTTCAAGGTAACTCTCTCGTGCCAATAAGGTATTCTTACAAAGAGATAAAGAATATGACTAAAAGTTTTAAGGACAAGTTAGGTGAAGGAGGCTATGGTACAGTTTATAAGGGAACGTTACGCAGTGGACCTTTGGTAGCCATAAAAATGTTGGGTAAATCTAAGGGTAATGGACAAGATTTCATTAATGAAGTTGCAACCATAGGAAGAATACATCACACCAATGTGGTACGACTTATTGGATTTTGTGTTGAGGGATCAAAACGTGCTCTTGTTTATGATTTCATGCCCAATGGATCTCTTGATAGATATATTTCCTCTAGAGATGATACTATTTCTTtaacatataagaaaatgtATGAGATATCTCTTGGAGTGGCTCGTGGTATTGCTTATTTGCATCAAGGTTGTGACATGcaaattttacattttgatATCAAGCCTCACAACATCCTTCTTGACGAAGACTTCATCTCCAAGGTTTCAGACTTTGGTCTTGCAAAACTTTATCCAGTTGACAATAGCATTGTATCTTTGACTGCTGCAAGAGGAACAATTGGTTACATGGCTCCTGAattgttttacaaaaatattggTGGAGTTTCTTATAAGGCTGATGTGTATAGCTTTGGAATGCTCTTGATGGAAATAGCAAATAGGAGAAGAAATTTGAACTCACATGCTGATGATTCAAGCCAAATTTTCTTTCCCTTTTGGATTTACAATCAATTGATTGAAGAAAGGGAGATAGAAATATTAGGAGATGCTACTGATGAGGACAAGAGTAATGTGAAAAAGATGTTCATAATTGCTCTATGGTGTATACAATTGAACCCCAGTGATCGTCCTTCTATGGAGAGAGTAATAGAAATGCTTGAAGGAgatattgaaaatattaaaattccaCCAAAGCCTTCTCCATATCCAACTGAAATTATTCAAGATCATGAAATTAGCTCTAGAGAATCTATATCGAATGATGATATCTCTGGGTCAATTAGTTTTCTTGAAGAAACTGTAGAAGATCCTTTACTATATTATTAA
- the LOC101510924 gene encoding rust resistance kinase Lr10-like isoform X1, which translates to MYREKSFCSVESFLCFLQIMVVVLLQLDDKTCDAITNNNTICPPSSCGKMRNIKHPFRLKSDPTRCGDKRYELSCENNMTMLTLFEGKYYVKEINYKNYTIRLVDPAIEEGTDCSSMPRYYLYASNFTSNYNPSYLGDQYRTFQNRIIETADYFEYLESEELPMFQHVIYMNCSNPVRDDPVYADTASCVKLNSEGYVYAIAGDLKVQNTKDDCHVEVVAAISFSDFNYSHYGGAWDIPNRKFSYGEIHRMLVGGFEVSWMSGPCEEVCNISNCFLSKTTGIIQCTDWADHCVTTLGFHVRCGTPSKLRMFVEGILYGIARGLLQAIGVEIHDASLGISESKIGIYIGKFTGKYILSSYIIVRFVLGLIVFFTKLINIYRTRHTSMYENIEDFLQGNSLVPIRYSYKEIKNMTKSFKDKLGEGGYGTVYKGTLRSGPLVAIKMLGKSKGNGQDFINEVATIGRIHHTNVVRLIGFCVEGSKRALVYDFMPNGSLDRYISSRDDTISLTYKKMYEISLGVARGIAYLHQGCDMQILHFDIKPHNILLDEDFISKVSDFGLAKLYPVDNSIVSLTAARGTIGYMAPELFYKNIGGVSYKADVYSFGMLLMEIANRRRNLNSHADDSSQIFFPFWIYNQLIEEREIEILGDATDEDKSNVKKMFIIALWCIQLNPSDRPSMERVIEMLEGDIENIKIPPKPSPYPTEIIQDHEISSRESISNDDISGSISFLEETVEDPLLYY; encoded by the exons atGTACAGAGAAAAATCCTTCTGCTCTGTGGAATCATTCTTATGCTTCCTTCAAATTATGGTAGTAGTGCTGCTGCAACTTGATGATAAAACATGTGATGCAATTACTAATAACAATACAATTTGTCCTCCTTCTTCATGCGGCAAAATGAGAAACATAAAACATCCATTTCGACTCAAGAGTGATCCAACAAGATGTGGTGATAAGAGGTACGAGTTATCATGCGAAAACAACATGACAATGTTAACTCTGTTTGAGGGAAAATACTATGTGAAGGAAATAAACTACAAAAACTACACAATTCGGTTAGTTGATCCAGCAATTGAAGAAGGTACTGATTGCTCTTCCATGCCTCGCTATTACTTATACGCTTCTAATTTTACAAGTAATTACAATCCTAGCTACCTCGGGGATCAATATCGAACCTTCCAAAACAGAATAATTGAGACTgctgattattttgaatatctCGAATCTGAAGAGTTGCCAATGTTCCAGCACGTAATTTACATGAATTGTAGCAATCCTGTGCGGGATGATCCGGTGTACGCGGATACAGCTTCTTGCGTGAAACTGAATTCTGAAGGTTATGTTTATGCTATCGCTGGGGACTTGAAAGTTCAAAACACAAAAGATGACTGCCACGTGGAGGTTGTTGCCGCGATATCTTTTTCTGATTTTAATTATAGTCATTATGGAGGGGCATGGGACATTCCCAATCGAAAGTTTTCGTACGGTGAAATTCATAGGATGTTGGTCGGTGGATTTGAGGTTTCGTGGATGAGTGGTCCTTGTGAAGAGGTTTGTAACATCTCAAATTGCTTTTTAAGTAAAACCACTGGAATTATTCAATGCACTGATTGGGCTGATCACTGTGTAACCACACTGGGATTTCACGTCAGATGTG GAACTCCATCAAAGCTGCGAATGTTTGTCGAAG GTATTTTGTACGGCATAGCCAGAg GACTACTACAGGCAATAGGTGTAGAAATACATGATGCATCTTTAGGTATTTCTGAATCTAAAATTGGTATTTACATAGGAAAATTCACAGGAAAGTATATCTTGTCATCATACATTATAGTGAGATTTGTGTTGGGTCTCAttgttttctttacaaaattgataaatatatatcgAACAAGGCATACATCAATGTATGAAAATATAGAAGATTTTCTTCAAGGTAACTCTCTCGTGCCAATAAGGTATTCTTACAAAGAGATAAAGAATATGACTAAAAGTTTTAAGGACAAGTTAGGTGAAGGAGGCTATGGTACAGTTTATAAGGGAACGTTACGCAGTGGACCTTTGGTAGCCATAAAAATGTTGGGTAAATCTAAGGGTAATGGACAAGATTTCATTAATGAAGTTGCAACCATAGGAAGAATACATCACACCAATGTGGTACGACTTATTGGATTTTGTGTTGAGGGATCAAAACGTGCTCTTGTTTATGATTTCATGCCCAATGGATCTCTTGATAGATATATTTCCTCTAGAGATGATACTATTTCTTtaacatataagaaaatgtATGAGATATCTCTTGGAGTGGCTCGTGGTATTGCTTATTTGCATCAAGGTTGTGACATGcaaattttacattttgatATCAAGCCTCACAACATCCTTCTTGACGAAGACTTCATCTCCAAGGTTTCAGACTTTGGTCTTGCAAAACTTTATCCAGTTGACAATAGCATTGTATCTTTGACTGCTGCAAGAGGAACAATTGGTTACATGGCTCCTGAattgttttacaaaaatattggTGGAGTTTCTTATAAGGCTGATGTGTATAGCTTTGGAATGCTCTTGATGGAAATAGCAAATAGGAGAAGAAATTTGAACTCACATGCTGATGATTCAAGCCAAATTTTCTTTCCCTTTTGGATTTACAATCAATTGATTGAAGAAAGGGAGATAGAAATATTAGGAGATGCTACTGATGAGGACAAGAGTAATGTGAAAAAGATGTTCATAATTGCTCTATGGTGTATACAATTGAACCCCAGTGATCGTCCTTCTATGGAGAGAGTAATAGAAATGCTTGAAGGAgatattgaaaatattaaaattccaCCAAAGCCTTCTCCATATCCAACTGAAATTATTCAAGATCATGAAATTAGCTCTAGAGAATCTATATCGAATGATGATATCTCTGGGTCAATTAGTTTTCTTGAAGAAACTGTAGAAGATCCTTTACTATATTATTAA